CGGCCGCTTCGCCGACCAGCCGGTGCGCGCCACCGACCCCGAAGGCAAGCTCGCCGCCGCCCTGCCCTTCAAGCACGTCATCGGCTGCGTGGTGTTCATCACCGCCGAGTCGCCGCAGCCCGGCCACGTGGTGGCGCGCAACCCGCACCTCATCATGTTCGGCGAGCCCGACAACAGCATGAGCGAGCGCTTGCGCGCGCTGTGCGCCATCGTTGAGCGCGGCGGCATCGAGGCGCGGCCGCTGGAGCGCATCCGCGACAAGCTGTGGACCAAGATCATCGCCAACATCAGCACCAACCCGCTGTCGGTGATCTCAGGGGCGACGCTGGAAGAGCTGTACACCCAGCCGGAACTGCAGGAAACCGTGGTTGCGATCATGCGCGAGGTGCTGCTGGTGGCCGCGAGCTACGGCGCGCGGGTGGAAATCGATCCGCTCACCTTCCTCGAACTCGGCGCCGCGATGGGGCCGGTGCGCACCTCGATGCTGCAGGACTTCGAGAAGAACCGTCCGCTGGAACTTGCCGCCATCGGCGACGCGGTGCTCGAACTGGCCGAACGCTTCGGCATCCCGATGCCGGTCACCC
Above is a window of Azoarcus olearius DNA encoding:
- a CDS encoding ketopantoate reductase family protein yields the protein MTSARTPKICIAGAGAIGCTIAARLAKADMDVTVFARGATLDVLRRDGITLTDLEGTHQVPVRASDQPDFGVQDVIFVCAKAHDLPAMLPRLAPLIGEHTIVVPAVNGVPWWYFHGEGGRFADQPVRATDPEGKLAAALPFKHVIGCVVFITAESPQPGHVVARNPHLIMFGEPDNSMSERLRALCAIVERGGIEARPLERIRDKLWTKIIANISTNPLSVISGATLEELYTQPELQETVVAIMREVLLVAASYGARVEIDPLTFLELGAAMGPVRTSMLQDFEKNRPLELAAIGDAVLELAERFGIPMPVTRKVIALARFRGKHLHDPQSAAAKA